One Pseudomonas sp. B21_DOA genomic window, GGTGCGGTGACCGACACCGGGGCGCTGACGTTGCCGGGTGGATCGGCCTGCTGCACGCTGAGGATCTGTTCGTTGATCTGCGGCGGATTGAGGGTGACGCTGAACGTGCCGTCGCCGAGCACCACGCTGGTGCCGAGCAAAGTGCCGTTGGCATCGCGCACGGTCACGGTCGCGCCGGGTTCGCCAGTACCGATGACCAACGCGCCGGACGAGTTGATATCGACGTTGTCCAGTGGATCAGGCGGGGTGAAGTCCGGTGTGGTCAGGTTCACTGCCGGTGAGTCATTACCCGCCGCGTCGGCCTGAACCACGGTGATCACTTCAGCGTTGGTCAACGCAGGGTTCAGAGCGAGGCTGAAGGTACCGGTCGAGCTGACCACAGCGGTGCCAAGCACATTGCCGTCGCTGTCGATGACCCGCACCTGCGCCCCGGCTCGCCGCGCCCGGTCAAGCTTGCGCCGTCGCCACCGATGCTCAGTTGCGAAACAGCGGCTGGCGGTGTGCTGTCGACCGAAGTGAACGGCGTGGCTGCCGAGGTGTTGCCCGCCGCATCCGTCAGCGACACGGTCAGCGCCTGACCGTTGGCCTGCGGCGTGGTCAGGGTGATTGCAAAGGTGCCGTCGATGCTCACGGTGCCGCTGCCGATCAGCGTACCGGCAGCGTTGTACACGTTGACCGTGGTGCCGGCCTCACCGGTACCCGAGAGCAAGGTGCCGTCCGCGCTTGCCACCAGCGCCGCCGGCGCATTGGGCGCGAGCAGGTCCGGGGCGGTCAGATTGACGCTGTTGGATTCGTTGCCGGCAGCGTCGGCCTGGCTCAGGCTCAGGGTCTGGCCCGAGGTCTGTGCCGGGCTGAGGGTGACGCTGAACGTGCCGTTGGCCGCCACCACGGCGCTGCCGAGAACCACTCCGCCAGTGCCGAGCACCGTGATGGTGGCGCCGGCTTCACCGCGCCCGGTCAGGGCCGTGCCGTTCGGTGCCAGGCTCAGTTCGCTCGGCGGGGTTGGCGCAGCGATATCGGCAGCGGTGTAATCGGTCGGCGACGAGTTGATGCCGGTGCTCGACGTCGCCACGGCAGACAGCTGTTCGCCGTTCAGCTGTGCGGCATTGAGCGTGACGCTGAAAGTGCCGTTGGCCGCCACCACCGCGCTGCCGAGCAACACGCCCGAGGCATTGCGAATGCTCACGGTGCTGCCGGCGGTGGCCGAGCCGGTGAGGGTCAGACCGTCGGCGCTGAGGGCCAGATTGGTCGGTGCACTTTCCGCCAGATTGCCCGGTGCAGTTACCGGCGCCGCCGGTCCGGTGTTGCCGGCTGCATCGATCTGCACCACGGAAAGATTCGATCCGGCCACCGCCGCCGGGGACAGCGTGACGCTGAAATTGCCGTTGCTGCCAACGGTTGCGGTACCCAGCAAAACACCGCCGGCATCACGCACTTCCACGTTGGCGCCGACTTCGCCGATACCGGTCAGGGTTGCACCGTTGGCGCTGACTGCCAGATCGAAGGCCGCCAACGGCGCGGTGCTGTCGAGGGCATTGACGATGGCCGGAGCAGACGGATTGCCCGCCGCGTCAGTAGCCGTCACGTTCAGCGCCTGACCATTGGTTTGTGGGCTGTTGAGCGTTACCTGGAACGTGCCATTCGCCGTCGCCGTGGTGGTGCCGAGAAGATTGCCCTGGCTGTCGCGCACGGTCACCGTGCTGCCGGCCTCTGCATTACCGGCCAGTTGCACGCCAGCCGCGTTCAGGGTCAGAGCGCTAGGAATCGCCGGTGCAGTCAAATCCACGGCGATGACTTCAACCGCCGTCGAAACGTTGCCCGGCGGATCCTCCTGAGTGACGGTCAGCACTTCGGCATTCAGTTGTGCTGCGTTCAGGGTGACGGTGAACGCGCCGCCGCTGCCGACCTGCGCGGTGCCGAGCAAGGTGCCGTCGGCGCTTCGCACAGACACGGTGGCGCCCGGTTCGCCGTGGCCGGTGACGGTGACACCGTCGGCATTCACTGCGACTTGGGTCAGTGCGGCGGGTGGGCTGAT contains:
- a CDS encoding Ig-like domain-containing protein codes for the protein MSGLAEPGTMVTVSIAGGGAVLGTATADADGRFVVTLNPAAEPGGNLEVISTDGGGNDSPVVPLAGLDGTQVATPTDLALSTDGFTLTGAGTPGCTVTVTNSSGAVLGSGLINSSGRFTLLLSAKQINAQVLQVTATSPDGDVSIPGTVTALDGTAPDAVTNLALNANGTTLTGRGEAGATVTVTDATGTVLGTALVASNGTFSLTLTPAQLNGQALTAIQSDAAGNLSQPAGIIASDLQPPAAATGVSINDVGTVVKGQGEAGSTVTIRDAAGNVLATGVVDQSGNFQVTLPNAQNTGETLQVSLTDANGNTSTSTGVITVDGTPPAAVQNPLISADGSTLSGTGEAGATVNVSTANGTVLGSAVVAADGSFTVTLAPASTNGEALAISQTDPAGNVSPSTSVNAPDISPPAALTQVAVNADGVTVTGHGEPGATVSVRSADGTLLGTAQVGSGGAFTVTLNAAQLNAEVLTVTQEDPPGNVSTAVEVIAVDLTAPAIPSALTLNAAGVQLAGNAEAGSTVTVRDSQGNLLGTTTATANGTFQVTLNSPQTNGQALNVTATDAAGNPSAPAIVNALDSTAPLAAFDLAVSANGATLTGIGEVGANVEVRDAGGVLLGTATVGSNGNFSVTLSPAAVAGSNLSVVQIDAAGNTGPAAPVTAPGNLAESAPTNLALSADGLTLTGSATAGSTVSIRNASGVLLGSAVVAANGTFSVTLNAAQLNGEQLSAVATSSTGINSSPTDYTAADIAAPTPPSELSLAPNGTALTGRGEAGATITVLGTGGVVLGSAVVAANGTFSVTLSPAQTSGQTLSLSQADAAGNESNSVNLTAPDLLAPNAPAALVASADGTLLSGTGEAGTTVNVYNAAGTLIGSGTVSIDGTFAITLTTPQANGQALTVSLTDAAGNTSAATPFTSVDSTPPAAVSQLSIGGDGASLTGRGEPGRRCGSSTATAMCLAPLWSARPVPSASL